Proteins from a genomic interval of Vibrio casei:
- a CDS encoding TRAP transporter large permease, whose product MDEYLTLILFGGFLVMLILGAPITVSLAGASMAAYMILDKNPIALVQIAFTSVGNFPLMALPAFVLAGALMEAAGISKRLVDIAESLAGPVTGGLGAATVIACLFFGAISGSGPATTAAVGMLMIPAMVKRNYDKSYASAVTAASGGLGIIIPPSIPIVIFGISAMGLRPPPEAIAQYGVFASVSIPKLFIAGVIPGLLMALTLIVTNYIIAKRKGYKGLTETWSLSEVRQSLCKGIWSLLAPLLILGGIYSGMFTPTESAIVAIFYSLFVGIFIHRELAFNSVMKSLTTTTWITGRVLLILFAATVFGRLLIEQQIPVVVAESLLSFTNNMYLVWAITIGLLLFIGMFMETLAAIMIIVPVLLPIMYMLGADPTHVGIVIVCVLSIGFATPPLGENIFVASGIGGSTVEQITAKIHPFVLASIIGVFLIAFFPQITLWLPSVMGY is encoded by the coding sequence ATGGATGAATATCTAACACTTATACTTTTTGGTGGCTTTTTGGTCATGTTAATTTTAGGCGCACCTATTACGGTTTCTTTAGCCGGTGCATCGATGGCAGCCTATATGATTTTAGATAAAAACCCGATAGCACTTGTTCAGATAGCTTTTACTTCGGTGGGTAACTTTCCGCTAATGGCATTGCCCGCATTTGTTTTAGCTGGCGCATTAATGGAAGCCGCAGGTATTTCTAAACGGTTGGTTGATATCGCAGAAAGCTTAGCTGGCCCAGTGACAGGTGGGTTAGGTGCTGCCACGGTTATTGCTTGCTTATTCTTTGGTGCCATATCGGGTTCTGGGCCAGCCACAACAGCGGCTGTTGGGATGTTGATGATACCGGCTATGGTGAAACGTAATTATGATAAAAGTTATGCATCGGCTGTGACTGCAGCGTCAGGTGGCTTGGGTATTATTATCCCGCCCTCTATACCGATTGTTATTTTTGGTATTTCTGCCATGGGGCTTAGGCCACCTCCAGAAGCGATTGCACAATATGGTGTTTTTGCATCGGTATCTATCCCTAAACTGTTTATCGCTGGGGTTATTCCAGGGTTATTAATGGCTCTAACTTTAATTGTTACAAATTATATTATTGCCAAAAGAAAAGGTTATAAGGGCTTAACTGAAACCTGGTCCCTTTCAGAGGTAAGACAATCGCTGTGTAAAGGCATTTGGTCATTATTAGCTCCATTGTTGATTTTAGGCGGAATTTATTCTGGGATGTTCACCCCGACTGAATCGGCAATTGTTGCGATATTTTATTCATTATTTGTCGGTATTTTTATCCATAGAGAATTGGCGTTTAATAGTGTAATGAAATCTTTAACCACCACCACCTGGATAACAGGGCGTGTATTGCTGATTTTATTTGCAGCAACAGTATTTGGTCGATTATTGATTGAACAGCAGATTCCAGTCGTAGTGGCGGAGTCTTTATTAAGTTTTACGAATAATATGTATTTAGTTTGGGCTATTACTATTGGTTTACTACTGTTTATTGGAATGTTTATGGAAACATTGGCTGCTATTATGATTATCGTTCCTGTTCTTTTACCTATTATGTACATGCTTGGAGCAGACCCTACACATGTTGGTATTGTTATTGTGTGCGTATTATCTATCGGCTTTGCCACACCACCGCTAGGTGAAAATATTTTTGTTGCTTCAGGTATTGGTGGCTCTACGGTTGAACAGATCACAGCTAAAATACATCCTTTTGTATTGGCATCGATAATTGGTGTGTTCTTAATTGCTTTCTTTCCACAAATTACCTTATGGCTACCTTCGGTAATGGGATATTGA
- a CDS encoding sulfite exporter TauE/SafE family protein — protein sequence MEIIDLIFVLIAISLGAYFQTITGFGLGIIVIGICTLFKLAPISIMATVVSIITLPNCLSALIGKKIEFDKSLFIAIILGIFPGTLFGIYLLNTLSDSATNLLSGALGCMILFSSLTFIFHPKINQRPSKWASFVGAGFASGFSGGLFGMAGPPVVYHLYKQPMAIETIRTLLLLIFTCTSSSRTLIVYLQGDLTQNISILALIAVPLVYIVTMLARKYPPPFKSTTLRKIVFITLVSIAIQLIIKFFLYYA from the coding sequence CTGGAAATAATCGACTTGATTTTTGTTTTAATCGCCATCAGCTTAGGTGCTTATTTTCAAACCATAACCGGTTTTGGCCTCGGTATTATTGTTATTGGAATTTGTACCTTATTTAAGTTAGCACCTATTTCAATCATGGCTACGGTCGTAAGTATTATCACGCTTCCAAATTGTCTCAGTGCACTTATTGGTAAAAAAATTGAGTTCGATAAATCACTGTTTATAGCGATTATTTTAGGGATATTTCCTGGCACATTATTTGGGATCTACCTGCTAAATACCTTATCCGACTCTGCTACAAATCTATTAAGTGGTGCTTTAGGTTGTATGATTTTATTCTCAAGCTTAACCTTCATTTTTCATCCTAAAATCAATCAACGACCGTCAAAGTGGGCATCTTTTGTTGGTGCAGGCTTTGCCTCTGGATTTTCTGGTGGCTTATTTGGAATGGCTGGCCCCCCAGTTGTTTATCATTTGTATAAACAGCCAATGGCAATTGAAACCATTCGAACACTCTTATTATTAATATTCACTTGTACTTCTTCATCACGTACTCTCATTGTTTACCTACAAGGTGACTTAACTCAGAATATTTCTATTTTAGCGTTAATTGCAGTGCCACTTGTTTATATTGTTACAATGTTAGCTCGAAAATATCCCCCACCATTCAAAAGTACCACATTACGAAAAATCGTATTTATCACCTTAGTATCGATAGCGATTCAATTAATTATTAAGTTTTTCTTATATTATGCTTAA
- a CDS encoding cache domain-containing protein, with protein MENKPKIILVISTLFLVLMNINIVFAKNNNIEAINVLNTTLPYSESPREIRVKVLLTKAVDHIKNQGVEAVVDFSKQEKFIDKDLYVFALNTSGTFLASGGASVSLVGSNVTNTLDTHGKPFFQQMIDTAANDKVNAIEYYWTNPVERGGEPKRTFYTRVDNIIIAVGYNPARSTQVEAEALLDKAMRSMVVNESESLKAFNDHKGQFVQGDLYVFVLDINTGEFLAHGVAIELVGKLASEVLEPDNESTLAMLLQQAKEKGRGEYRYRWVNPTSGKVETKSTLYRVLDNKVIAVGYYTRQINSF; from the coding sequence ATGGAGAATAAACCCAAAATAATATTGGTAATAAGCACTTTATTTCTCGTATTAATGAATATAAATATAGTTTTTGCAAAAAATAATAATATTGAAGCCATTAATGTACTAAATACAACACTTCCGTATAGTGAAAGTCCTCGAGAGATAAGAGTGAAAGTATTATTAACTAAAGCTGTTGATCATATTAAAAATCAAGGCGTTGAGGCTGTAGTTGATTTTTCGAAACAAGAAAAGTTTATTGATAAGGATCTCTATGTCTTTGCGCTTAATACTTCTGGCACTTTCTTAGCCAGTGGAGGGGCCTCTGTTAGCTTGGTGGGCTCTAATGTAACGAATACATTGGACACACATGGAAAGCCTTTCTTTCAACAAATGATTGATACTGCAGCCAACGATAAGGTGAATGCGATTGAGTATTATTGGACCAATCCAGTCGAGAGAGGAGGAGAACCTAAACGTACTTTTTATACTCGTGTTGACAATATCATTATTGCCGTTGGTTACAATCCGGCCCGTTCGACACAAGTGGAAGCTGAAGCCTTACTTGATAAAGCGATGAGATCGATGGTGGTTAATGAAAGTGAAAGCTTGAAGGCCTTTAATGATCATAAGGGACAATTTGTACAGGGCGACTTGTATGTGTTTGTATTGGATATTAATACGGGTGAATTCTTAGCTCATGGCGTCGCTATTGAGTTAGTTGGTAAGTTAGCTTCAGAGGTTTTGGAACCAGATAATGAATCCACCTTAGCTATGCTTTTACAACAAGCGAAAGAAAAGGGTAGGGGTGAATATCGTTATCGTTGGGTGAATCCTACATCAGGAAAAGTGGAAACGAAATCGACACTTTATCGAGTGCTTGATAACAAAGTGATCGCAGTTGGTTATTATACTCGTCAAATCAACTCGTTTTAA
- a CDS encoding IclR family transcriptional regulator, translating into MDDDLEQQKETPTLRLFSLLEVIAQKDEFISLQGLVEETGFPKPTLHRMLQQLESAGIIQKDGDDKHYSSGVRLRKLAENLLLNSTMHSARHAILKNLREEVGENCNLTALSGGEIIYLDRVETDAPLRFYLHPGSRVPVHCSASGKLFLAHMSKSQRSRLIGNTDLSQYTSKTITDFSLLEKDVESAKIQGYAIDNEEYLPGLVCIAVLVPSSVGHSNLGLAIQAPVIRVKPEEALKFLPALLKAAKALAQIEEECWEK; encoded by the coding sequence ATGGATGACGATTTAGAGCAACAAAAAGAGACACCTACGTTACGATTGTTTTCTTTATTGGAGGTAATCGCTCAAAAAGATGAGTTTATTTCATTACAAGGCTTGGTTGAAGAAACAGGGTTTCCTAAGCCAACATTGCATCGAATGTTACAACAATTAGAGTCTGCCGGAATCATTCAAAAAGATGGCGATGATAAGCATTACAGCTCTGGTGTGAGGTTGCGTAAATTAGCTGAAAATTTATTGTTAAACAGTACTATGCATAGCGCAAGACATGCGATTTTGAAAAACCTCAGAGAAGAAGTGGGTGAAAACTGTAATTTAACGGCTTTATCTGGCGGCGAAATTATTTATTTAGATCGTGTTGAAACCGATGCACCATTACGCTTTTATTTACATCCAGGTTCGAGGGTACCGGTTCATTGTTCAGCGTCAGGGAAGCTGTTTCTAGCGCATATGTCGAAATCTCAACGAAGCCGATTAATTGGAAATACTGATTTATCGCAATACACTAGCAAGACGATTACCGACTTTTCTCTTTTAGAAAAAGATGTTGAAAGCGCTAAAATTCAAGGGTATGCCATCGATAATGAAGAGTATTTACCGGGTTTGGTGTGTATCGCGGTATTAGTGCCGTCCTCGGTGGGTCATTCAAACTTAGGCTTGGCGATTCAAGCTCCAGTGATAAGGGTTAAGCCCGAAGAGGCTCTTAAATTTTTACCTGCTTTATTGAAAGCTGCAAAGGCTCTAGCTCAGATTGAAGAAGAGTGTTGGGAAAAGTAA
- a CDS encoding TRAP transporter small permease, with translation MSVVKLVKKHLNNIEEYTCCLLLASFVMLLFIQIISRQFFSYSIPWGDEVATYMFIWFAYLGAVVAAKYSAHNRVSFHFNFFPPIVKKISETIADGLWVLFNGYFVYLSYDFVFNKMNLFWKSQTTGIPMKYFYFILPIAFSLMIIRILWNNYERLFKGIEIEDIETAELKKVTAKNSKK, from the coding sequence ATGTCAGTCGTAAAATTAGTCAAGAAGCATTTAAATAATATTGAAGAATATACATGTTGTTTATTACTTGCCAGTTTTGTCATGCTTCTTTTTATTCAGATTATTTCAAGACAGTTTTTTAGCTATTCAATACCTTGGGGAGATGAAGTTGCAACCTATATGTTTATTTGGTTTGCATATTTAGGTGCTGTCGTTGCTGCCAAATATTCAGCACATAACCGAGTCAGTTTTCATTTTAATTTCTTTCCACCCATAGTAAAAAAAATAAGTGAAACTATCGCAGATGGTCTATGGGTATTATTTAATGGTTACTTTGTCTATTTAAGTTATGACTTTGTATTTAATAAGATGAATCTATTTTGGAAATCTCAAACTACGGGTATTCCTATGAAGTATTTCTATTTTATTTTACCTATTGCCTTTTCATTAATGATTATTCGTATTTTATGGAACAATTATGAAAGATTATTTAAAGGTATTGAAATCGAAGATATTGAAACGGCTGAATTAAAGAAAGTTACGGCTAAAAATTCAAAAAAATAG
- the pta gene encoding phosphate acetyltransferase: MKVLDRIIQKAQSQNKTIVLSESQDNRILRAASIITERKIARIILIGDESTIQEMAKRHHINLNGIDIINPNTSLLKKTFSQHFFALRKHKGITYEQAEQQITNPLYFANLMVHTGLADGTVNGAIYTTPDVVRVAIQIVGMHENSDLVSSFFLMMLCKPFHNLQGGLIFSDCGLVVDPNTKQLAAIAIAAANSAQCLLEVEPRVAMLSFSTNGSAKHAAVDKVIEAAKLVQQQYPHLAIDQDVQLDTALVTEIAERKLPSSKVKGLSNVLIFPNLEAGNIGYKLTERLGNAVAIGPLLQGLKKPANDLSRGCSVEDIINVVAVTAVQSMDNH; the protein is encoded by the coding sequence ATGAAAGTTCTTGATCGTATTATTCAAAAAGCCCAGAGCCAAAATAAAACCATTGTATTAAGCGAATCTCAAGATAATAGAATATTGCGAGCGGCTTCAATCATCACTGAACGCAAAATTGCTCGCATTATATTAATAGGAGATGAGTCGACTATTCAAGAGATGGCTAAACGACACCATATAAACTTAAACGGTATCGACATCATCAATCCCAACACGTCGCTATTAAAAAAAACCTTTAGCCAACATTTTTTTGCATTAAGGAAACACAAAGGAATCACATACGAGCAAGCTGAACAACAAATCACCAACCCACTTTACTTTGCTAACCTTATGGTTCACACAGGATTAGCCGATGGTACCGTAAATGGTGCGATATACACGACTCCGGATGTAGTGCGAGTCGCCATTCAAATCGTCGGGATGCACGAGAATAGCGACCTAGTTTCTAGCTTCTTTCTTATGATGCTATGTAAACCATTCCATAATTTACAGGGCGGTTTAATTTTCAGTGATTGTGGACTTGTCGTCGATCCTAATACTAAGCAATTAGCAGCAATTGCTATTGCTGCCGCTAACAGTGCCCAATGCCTATTAGAAGTAGAACCAAGAGTCGCAATGCTATCTTTTTCGACGAATGGAAGTGCGAAACATGCAGCGGTTGATAAGGTCATTGAAGCGGCGAAACTCGTGCAACAACAATATCCTCACCTCGCTATCGATCAAGATGTTCAACTTGATACCGCACTCGTCACTGAAATAGCAGAACGAAAATTACCAAGCTCGAAAGTTAAAGGTTTATCAAATGTGCTCATTTTCCCTAATTTAGAAGCTGGGAATATTGGCTATAAGTTAACAGAACGATTAGGCAATGCCGTTGCAATTGGCCCATTACTGCAAGGGCTAAAAAAACCAGCAAACGACTTATCCCGAGGGTGCAGCGTGGAAGATATCATTAACGTCGTTGCCGTTACCGCAGTACAAAGCATGGATAATCATTAA
- a CDS encoding TRAP transporter substrate-binding protein, whose protein sequence is MAIFSAVSITLMSSNVFAQTFKMAIGDAAGGTQWELATKFSEMMKEKTAGKVKIDLFPNGQLGNEQDTVNDAAIGLLDFSVLAINNVTPFSPTVGVLTMPYLIQSADEAKLLTQGPIGKELTDNTIRDAGVRIIGWAYSGFRVLTNSKRPVKSPADLKGMVIRVPRNEIMIASYQAWGVNPTPMAWSETFTALQQGVVDGQDNPYVTVYAMKFNEVQKYVTNIRYIFSLEPLIISESVFQQQSPNIQKMILDAGKEATAHSFTFLKNTESSIRNDLEKKGMVFVEPANGEKEWIDAIKKNVWPKFYGSIGGKDKFDHVLKALGR, encoded by the coding sequence ATGGCTATTTTTTCAGCTGTTAGCATTACGTTAATGTCCAGTAATGTGTTTGCACAAACTTTTAAAATGGCTATTGGTGACGCTGCGGGTGGTACACAGTGGGAGCTTGCGACGAAGTTTTCTGAGATGATGAAAGAAAAAACGGCAGGAAAGGTGAAGATTGATCTTTTTCCGAATGGCCAATTAGGAAATGAGCAAGACACAGTAAATGATGCGGCGATTGGCTTACTTGATTTTTCGGTATTGGCTATTAATAACGTAACGCCATTTTCACCTACGGTAGGTGTGTTAACGATGCCGTATCTTATTCAAAGCGCAGATGAAGCAAAACTATTAACTCAAGGTCCGATTGGTAAAGAATTAACCGATAACACAATACGAGATGCTGGAGTGCGTATTATTGGTTGGGCATATTCTGGTTTCCGAGTGCTCACTAATTCAAAACGACCAGTAAAATCACCAGCGGATTTAAAAGGTATGGTGATAAGAGTTCCTCGTAATGAAATTATGATTGCCTCTTATCAAGCTTGGGGGGTCAACCCAACTCCAATGGCGTGGTCAGAAACCTTTACCGCATTGCAACAAGGGGTCGTTGATGGGCAAGATAATCCCTATGTGACAGTTTATGCTATGAAGTTTAATGAAGTACAAAAATACGTGACAAATATTCGCTATATTTTCTCTTTAGAGCCTCTAATTATTAGTGAATCTGTCTTTCAGCAACAATCTCCAAATATACAAAAAATGATCTTGGATGCAGGCAAAGAAGCAACAGCTCATAGCTTTACGTTTCTTAAAAATACAGAAAGTAGCATCCGTAATGATTTAGAAAAAAAAGGCATGGTGTTTGTTGAGCCTGCCAATGGCGAAAAAGAATGGATAGATGCGATCAAAAAGAATGTATGGCCTAAATTTTATGGAAGTATTGGTGGTAAAGATAAGTTCGATCATGTGTTAAAGGCGTTAGGTCGTTAG